Proteins encoded together in one Candidatus Dormiibacterota bacterium window:
- a CDS encoding Fur family transcriptional regulator, with the protein MELHDTVAARLQQGDSRYTRHRRVLIDVLTAARQPMTIAEILAVATELPQSSVYRNLAVFEEIGLVQRLVGAGDFARFELAEDLLGHHHHLICSSCGTMLDVELPDELEAEIERALTTLARRRRFQLHGHRLDLMGLCRDCVAAERAS; encoded by the coding sequence GTGGAGCTCCACGACACCGTCGCAGCTCGCCTTCAGCAGGGCGACAGCCGGTACACCCGCCACCGCCGCGTGCTCATCGACGTGCTCACGGCGGCCCGGCAGCCGATGACGATCGCCGAGATCCTCGCGGTCGCAACCGAGCTGCCCCAGAGCTCGGTCTACCGCAACCTCGCGGTGTTCGAGGAGATCGGGCTGGTGCAGCGGCTGGTCGGCGCCGGCGACTTCGCCCGCTTCGAGCTCGCCGAGGACCTGCTCGGCCACCACCACCACCTGATCTGCAGCTCCTGCGGCACCATGCTCGACGTCGAGCTTCCCGACGAGCTGGAGGCGGAGATCGAGCGCGCGCTGACGACCCTGGCCCGGCGCCGTCGCTTCCAGCTGCACGGCCACCGCCTCGACCTGATGGGCCTCTGCAGGGACTGCGTCGCCGCGGAGCGGGCCTCCTAG
- a CDS encoding alkaline phosphatase family protein, protein MQRRRSTLVVGMAAVVGLAGVSAGVTATAAKKPGDPAAAVGTTTPIKHLVVIFQENVSFDHYFGTYPKALNPVGQPAFTAKRGTPTVDGLSGALLTANPNLGNPQRLDRSQALTCDMGHGYTDEQSAMDHGAADRYVQFTGRPNGTGKTLGECLGGAPTPGNYAVMDYYDGNTVTGMWNYAQRFAMSDSSFATGFGPSTPGAMNVVSGQTFGVNCARPAAAFAVYHAPADCPPPVGTAGSTPATPGSVAPVVANAGTTYGDSDPYFDVCSNNAITEQHGGRTVGDELGVQGLTWGFFTGGFASPGYVPGNPASDNLTPSVLCNGTHTNIGGATVRDYIPHHEPFQYYQSTANPQHLPPASVAAVGHQDQANHQYDTADFFAAANAGNLPSVSYLKAPAYQDGHPGYSDPLDEQTFVVNTINQLQKLPTWKSTAVVIAYDDSDGWYDHVIPPVLFQSQTTLDTLTNPGMCGGTADGKIPTGFGGQVENARCGYAQRLPLLVISPFSKQNFVDHAATDQSSVVRFIEDNWGLARIGDGSADAFAGSLSQMMDFHKPSSSTLILDPTTGLPVAKKRSH, encoded by the coding sequence ATGCAGAGACGACGATCGACTCTCGTCGTGGGGATGGCCGCCGTGGTCGGGCTCGCGGGCGTGTCCGCGGGCGTGACCGCGACCGCGGCGAAGAAGCCGGGGGACCCGGCGGCGGCGGTGGGCACGACCACGCCGATCAAGCACCTGGTCGTGATCTTCCAGGAGAACGTCTCCTTCGATCACTACTTCGGCACCTACCCGAAGGCGCTCAACCCCGTGGGCCAGCCCGCGTTCACCGCGAAGCGGGGCACCCCGACGGTGGACGGGCTGAGCGGCGCGCTGCTGACCGCCAACCCGAACCTCGGCAACCCCCAGCGGCTCGACCGCTCCCAGGCGCTCACCTGCGACATGGGCCACGGCTACACCGACGAGCAGTCGGCGATGGACCACGGCGCCGCCGACAGGTACGTCCAGTTCACCGGCCGGCCCAACGGCACCGGCAAGACCCTCGGCGAGTGCCTCGGCGGGGCGCCGACCCCGGGCAACTACGCGGTCATGGACTATTACGACGGCAACACCGTGACCGGGATGTGGAACTACGCCCAGCGCTTCGCGATGAGCGACAGCTCCTTCGCCACCGGCTTCGGCCCGTCCACCCCCGGCGCGATGAACGTCGTCAGCGGCCAGACCTTCGGCGTGAACTGCGCACGGCCGGCGGCGGCCTTCGCGGTGTACCACGCGCCGGCGGACTGCCCCCCGCCGGTGGGGACGGCGGGCTCGACCCCGGCAACCCCGGGCTCGGTCGCTCCCGTGGTGGCGAACGCCGGGACGACCTACGGCGACTCCGACCCCTACTTCGACGTCTGCAGCAACAACGCGATCACCGAGCAGCACGGCGGCAGGACCGTCGGTGACGAGCTCGGCGTGCAGGGGCTCACCTGGGGCTTCTTCACCGGCGGCTTCGCCAGCCCCGGCTACGTCCCCGGCAACCCGGCCAGCGACAACCTCACCCCCTCGGTGCTGTGCAACGGCACCCACACCAACATCGGCGGCGCCACGGTGAGGGACTACATCCCGCACCACGAGCCGTTCCAGTACTACCAGTCGACCGCGAACCCGCAGCACCTGCCCCCGGCCTCGGTGGCGGCGGTCGGCCACCAGGACCAGGCCAACCACCAGTACGACACCGCCGACTTCTTCGCCGCGGCGAACGCCGGCAACCTGCCGAGCGTGTCCTACCTCAAGGCCCCCGCCTACCAGGACGGTCACCCCGGCTACTCCGACCCGCTCGACGAGCAGACCTTCGTGGTCAACACCATCAACCAGCTGCAGAAGCTTCCCACCTGGAAGTCGACCGCGGTGGTGATCGCCTACGACGACTCCGACGGCTGGTACGACCACGTCATCCCGCCCGTCCTGTTCCAGTCGCAGACCACGCTCGACACCCTCACCAACCCCGGGATGTGCGGCGGCACCGCCGACGGCAAGATCCCGACCGGGTTCGGCGGCCAGGTCGAGAATGCCCGGTGCGGCTACGCCCAGCGGCTGCCGCTGCTGGTGATCTCGCCGTTCTCCAAGCAGAACTTCGTCGACCACGCCGCCACCGACCAGAGCTCGGTGGTCCGGTTCATCGAGGACAACTGGGGCCTGGCCCGCATCGGTGACGGCTCCGCCGACGCCTTCGCCGGATCGCTGAGCCAGATGATGGACTTCCACAAGCCGAGCAGCAGCACCCTGATCCTCGACCCCACGACCGGCCTCCCGGTCGCGAAGAAGAGGAGCCACTGA
- a CDS encoding peptidylprolyl isomerase, with translation MRTPALLAVAAAAGLAACGSSSGSSGSTSGSTSDTTGGASTATATAVPTPAGSLTPIATHTSCTGHRFGTAMAPLNPPSNPHVYPAAPPMQIDQAKLYAATITTGRGTMVLCLDPKLAPLSVNNFVALARNHFYDGQHFHRVVPGFVVQGGDPQGDGSGGPGYTFKDEPVKGEYSDGCVAMANAGPDTNGSQFFICIANDARLPKSYNLFGAVDRGLEVAHATQVNDVMTTVTVAAQAD, from the coding sequence ATGCGTACTCCAGCCCTCCTCGCGGTGGCGGCGGCGGCCGGCCTCGCCGCCTGCGGCTCCTCCTCGGGATCCTCCGGATCCACCTCGGGGTCGACCTCGGACACCACCGGCGGCGCCTCGACCGCGACCGCGACCGCGGTCCCGACTCCAGCGGGGTCGCTGACCCCGATCGCCACCCACACCAGCTGCACCGGACACCGCTTCGGCACCGCGATGGCGCCGCTCAACCCGCCGTCCAACCCGCACGTGTACCCGGCCGCGCCGCCGATGCAGATCGACCAGGCCAAGCTCTACGCGGCGACCATCACCACCGGCCGCGGGACCATGGTGCTCTGCCTCGACCCGAAGCTGGCGCCGCTCAGCGTGAACAACTTCGTCGCCCTCGCCCGGAACCACTTCTACGACGGGCAGCACTTCCACCGCGTCGTCCCCGGCTTCGTCGTCCAGGGCGGTGATCCCCAGGGCGATGGCAGCGGCGGTCCCGGCTACACCTTCAAGGACGAACCGGTCAAGGGCGAGTACTCGGACGGCTGCGTCGCGATGGCCAACGCCGGCCCCGACACCAACGGCTCGCAGTTCTTCATCTGCATCGCCAACGACGCGCGGCTGCCGAAGAGCTACAACCTGTTCGGCGCGGTCGACAGGGGGCTCGAGGTGGCCCACGCGACCCAGGTCAATGATGTCATGACCACGGTCACGGTGGCCGCCCAGGCGGACTGA
- a CDS encoding ABC transporter substrate-binding protein, which yields MFSLSLVLAIALVTLVAGVVGGRATGSSTGSGGGGGAAGAVSGKKVDVIIKASDSSFWQVMLAGAKQAGGDFGIRVSTFGPTSETNIDQQVQLVENSISRGAQGIVIAANSSGALNSVIDRARKAGIRVITVDTRVTTASEAFVGTDNIKAGSRAGQRMCDLLKARGKTAGTVMIESSVAGIQSLADRDAGFRQGLAGACPDVTASAERYNNNDINTAASQVNDALTSNSQLLGVFADNNTSGVGAARAIKDNQLAGKVAVVAFDSDAQENAALASGTIDALVVQNPYFFGYQGVVLAGMAIVNRIPPRDIDPGAVVADKANMNQPDVRLLLEPPTAKAGS from the coding sequence GTGTTCTCCCTCTCCCTCGTCCTGGCGATCGCGCTGGTCACGCTGGTGGCCGGGGTGGTGGGCGGCCGGGCGACCGGCTCGTCGACCGGGTCGGGCGGAGGCGGCGGCGCCGCCGGGGCGGTGAGCGGGAAGAAGGTCGACGTCATCATCAAGGCGAGCGACTCCTCCTTCTGGCAGGTGATGCTGGCCGGAGCCAAGCAGGCCGGAGGCGACTTCGGGATCAGGGTGAGCACCTTCGGCCCCACCTCGGAGACCAACATCGACCAGCAGGTGCAGCTGGTCGAGAACTCCATCTCCCGCGGCGCCCAGGGCATCGTCATCGCCGCCAACTCGTCGGGGGCGCTGAACTCGGTGATCGACCGGGCGCGCAAGGCCGGGATCAGGGTGATCACCGTGGACACCCGGGTGACCACGGCGTCCGAGGCCTTCGTGGGCACCGACAACATCAAGGCCGGCAGCCGCGCCGGGCAGCGGATGTGCGACCTCCTCAAGGCGCGCGGGAAGACCGCCGGGACGGTGATGATCGAGTCGTCGGTGGCCGGGATCCAGTCGCTGGCCGACCGTGACGCCGGTTTCCGCCAGGGTCTCGCCGGCGCCTGTCCCGACGTGACCGCCTCGGCGGAACGCTACAACAACAACGACATCAACACCGCGGCCTCCCAGGTCAACGACGCGCTGACCTCCAACTCCCAGCTGCTCGGGGTGTTCGCCGACAACAACACCTCGGGCGTCGGCGCCGCGCGCGCGATCAAGGACAACCAGCTGGCCGGCAAGGTCGCGGTGGTCGCCTTCGACTCCGACGCGCAGGAGAACGCCGCCCTGGCCTCCGGCACCATCGACGCGCTGGTGGTGCAGAACCCGTACTTCTTCGGCTACCAGGGGGTGGTGCTGGCCGGGATGGCGATCGTCAATCGCATCCCGCCGCGCGACATCGACCCCGGCGCGGTGGTCGCCGACAAGGCGAACATGAACCAGCCCGACGTGAGGCTGCTGCTCGAGCCCCCGACCGCCAAGGCCGGCTCGTGA
- a CDS encoding MarR family transcriptional regulator — translation MTSTPAELDDEEARTWRAYACAARRLFAQIDRDMQRDAGLPISYWELLRHLAESPGAAMRMSDLAEATQSAPSRLTHAVTQLESSGLVERRQCTTDRRGSYAALTEKGLAAVVAAGDAATQSLRTHFLGSLSAADLARLRGISEAILAHLDGGTGCPSGQRLRAAGGQPAEVGPGV, via the coding sequence ATGACCTCGACACCAGCGGAGCTCGACGACGAGGAGGCCCGCACCTGGCGGGCGTACGCCTGCGCGGCGCGGCGGCTGTTCGCACAGATCGACCGCGACATGCAGCGCGACGCCGGCCTGCCGATCAGCTACTGGGAGCTGCTCCGCCACCTCGCCGAGTCACCGGGGGCGGCGATGCGGATGAGCGATCTCGCCGAGGCCACCCAGTCGGCGCCCAGCCGGCTCACCCACGCGGTCACCCAGCTGGAGTCCTCCGGCCTGGTGGAGCGCCGGCAGTGCACCACCGACCGGCGCGGCTCCTACGCGGCGCTCACCGAGAAGGGGCTGGCGGCGGTGGTGGCGGCGGGCGATGCGGCCACCCAGAGCCTTCGCACCCACTTTCTGGGATCGCTGTCGGCCGCCGACCTGGCGCGGCTGCGCGGCATCAGCGAGGCGATCCTCGCGCACCTGGATGGTGGCACCGGGTGCCCATCGGGGCAGAGGCTGCGCGCAGCCGGCGGGCAGCCGGCCGAGGTGGGTCCCGGGGTCTAG
- the glgC gene encoding glucose-1-phosphate adenylyltransferase yields the protein MAQHPQPSVFAMVLAGGEGKRLSPLTTDRAKPAVPFGGVYRLVDFALSNLVNGGHLRIAVLTQYKSHSLDRHITQTWRLSPLLGNYVAPVPAQMRRGRHWFAGSADAIYQNFNLLQDEGPTHLIVVGADHIYRMDPRQLIAHHIASGCEATVAAIRAPLDQADQFGVIEAEQGRIHAFREKPTDAVGLPDAPDMVYASMGNYVFTVQPLMEVLAQDARSGSSRHDIGGDIIPRFVDRHQASVYDFTTNDVPGETERDRGYWRDVGTLDAYFDAHMDLVSVHPIFNLYNRAWPIYSAYIPLPPSKFVFDYEDRRGVAVDSMVSPGVIVSGATVRRSVLSPEVQVHSRALVEDCVLLDSVEVGRDAVVRRAIVDKQVVIPPGARIGVDPERDRARFTVSDGGVVVIGKRQVIEEPT from the coding sequence ATGGCCCAGCACCCCCAGCCCTCTGTCTTCGCGATGGTCCTCGCCGGCGGCGAGGGCAAGCGCCTGTCCCCGCTGACCACCGACCGGGCCAAGCCCGCGGTGCCCTTCGGCGGCGTGTACCGGCTCGTCGACTTCGCCCTGTCCAACCTCGTCAACGGCGGCCACCTGCGGATCGCGGTGCTGACCCAGTACAAGAGCCACAGCCTCGACCGCCACATCACCCAGACCTGGCGGCTGTCGCCCCTGCTCGGCAACTACGTCGCTCCCGTCCCCGCCCAGATGCGTCGCGGCCGCCACTGGTTCGCGGGCTCGGCCGACGCCATCTACCAGAACTTCAACCTCCTGCAGGACGAGGGCCCCACCCACCTGATCGTGGTCGGAGCCGACCACATCTACCGGATGGACCCGCGCCAGCTGATCGCGCATCACATCGCGTCAGGGTGCGAGGCGACGGTGGCGGCGATCCGCGCCCCCCTCGACCAGGCGGACCAGTTCGGGGTCATCGAGGCGGAGCAGGGCCGCATCCACGCGTTCCGCGAGAAGCCCACCGACGCGGTGGGGCTGCCCGACGCGCCGGACATGGTCTACGCGTCGATGGGCAACTACGTCTTCACCGTGCAGCCGCTGATGGAGGTGCTCGCCCAGGACGCCCGGAGCGGGAGCAGCCGCCACGACATCGGCGGCGACATCATCCCCCGCTTCGTCGACCGGCACCAGGCGTCGGTCTACGACTTCACCACCAACGATGTGCCCGGGGAGACCGAGCGCGACCGTGGCTACTGGCGCGACGTCGGGACCCTCGACGCCTACTTCGACGCCCACATGGACCTGGTGTCCGTGCACCCGATCTTCAACCTGTACAACCGCGCCTGGCCGATCTACTCCGCATACATCCCGCTGCCCCCCTCCAAGTTCGTCTTCGACTACGAGGACCGCCGCGGCGTCGCCGTCGACAGCATGGTGAGCCCGGGGGTGATCGTCTCCGGCGCCACGGTGCGGCGCTCGGTGCTGTCGCCCGAGGTCCAGGTGCACTCGCGAGCCCTGGTGGAGGACTGCGTGCTCCTCGACTCGGTCGAGGTGGGCCGGGACGCGGTGGTGCGTCGCGCCATCGTCGACAAGCAGGTGGTGATCCCGCCCGGGGCCCGCATCGGCGTCGACCCCGAGCGCGACCGCGCCCGCTTCACGGTGTCGGACGGCGGCGTGGTGGTGATCGGCAAGCGCCAGGTGATCGAGGAGCCGACATGA
- the glgA gene encoding glycogen synthase translates to MRVALLTREYPPEVYGGAGVHVEYLSRELARRVDLEVHCFGAPRESPLVAATYQPWERLAGSAPSAAALQTMSVDLAMARGVEGADLVHSHTWYANLGGHLAGLLWEVPHVATTHSLEPLRPWKAEQLGGGYALSRFCERTGLEGAAAVIAVSRQMRSDVLSCYPAIDPARVEVIHNGIDPEEYRPVPDTDALLRHGVDPERPFVLFLGRITRQKGIVHLLEAAPLIDPAAQLVLLAGAPDTPEIAAEARGLYERAQRRRGGVVWIETETMLPRPEVIQFLTHARVLVCPSVYEPFGLVNLEAMACETAVVASAVGGIPEIVVDGETGYLVPCEVEAVSGAAPDPAAAQRFASGLAARVDELVADPESARRMGRAGRRRVVEHFDWRVIAARTEALYARVLGEWATGSRTRVTGP, encoded by the coding sequence ATGAGGGTGGCGCTGCTCACCCGCGAGTACCCGCCGGAGGTCTACGGCGGCGCCGGCGTGCACGTCGAGTACCTCTCCCGGGAGCTGGCCCGGCGGGTCGACCTCGAGGTGCACTGCTTCGGGGCGCCGCGCGAGTCGCCGCTGGTGGCGGCCACCTACCAGCCCTGGGAGCGGCTGGCGGGGAGCGCTCCGAGCGCCGCGGCGCTGCAGACGATGTCGGTGGACCTGGCGATGGCCAGGGGGGTCGAGGGCGCCGACCTGGTCCACTCGCACACCTGGTACGCGAATCTGGGCGGCCACCTCGCCGGGCTGCTCTGGGAGGTGCCCCACGTCGCCACCACCCACAGCCTCGAGCCGCTGCGCCCGTGGAAGGCGGAGCAGCTCGGCGGCGGCTACGCCCTCTCCCGCTTCTGCGAGCGCACCGGGCTCGAGGGCGCCGCCGCGGTGATCGCCGTCTCCCGGCAGATGCGCAGCGACGTGCTCTCCTGCTACCCGGCGATCGACCCGGCGCGGGTGGAGGTGATCCACAACGGCATCGACCCCGAGGAGTACCGGCCGGTGCCGGACACCGACGCGCTGCTCCGCCACGGCGTCGATCCGGAGCGGCCCTTCGTGCTCTTCCTCGGACGCATCACCCGCCAGAAGGGCATCGTCCACCTCCTCGAGGCGGCGCCGCTGATCGACCCGGCGGCCCAGCTGGTGCTGCTCGCCGGGGCGCCGGACACGCCGGAGATCGCCGCCGAGGCGCGCGGCCTCTACGAGCGGGCGCAGCGGCGGCGCGGCGGGGTGGTGTGGATCGAGACCGAGACGATGCTGCCCCGGCCCGAGGTGATCCAGTTCCTGACCCACGCTCGCGTGCTCGTCTGCCCGTCGGTCTACGAGCCCTTCGGCCTGGTCAACCTGGAGGCGATGGCCTGCGAGACCGCGGTGGTGGCCAGCGCGGTCGGCGGCATCCCCGAGATCGTGGTCGACGGCGAGACCGGGTACCTCGTGCCCTGCGAGGTGGAGGCGGTCAGCGGCGCCGCGCCGGATCCCGCCGCCGCGCAGCGCTTCGCGAGCGGGCTGGCGGCGCGCGTCGACGAGCTGGTCGCCGACCCGGAGAGCGCCCGCAGGATGGGCCGGGCCGGACGGCGCCGGGTGGTCGAGCACTTCGACTGGCGGGTGATCGCCGCGCGGACCGAGGCGCTCTATGCGCGGGTGCTCGGCGAGTGGGCGACGGGATCCCGTACCAGGGTGACCGGTCCTTAA
- a CDS encoding GPR1/FUN34/YaaH family transporter, producing the protein MATTGEFRGTAAAGPVVHATLEVSEPVEVRVGAGGDPIVLGLACFAVAATTLGMVLIGVVPLTALAIIVPIIAGATGFFQVIATVWAVVLGQTFVAVVFGLFSGFWLSLTLLLLGLGHGWYGIAAADVVHCEALYFIAWATMFTFLLIPSLRLPAVYPAIVADVVLALIAVTAAVWNGSAGGFKLTGWVLLAGAGLGYWGFLHVASLALGGKPTPPLGPPLVR; encoded by the coding sequence ATGGCGACCACCGGTGAGTTCAGGGGGACGGCGGCCGCCGGTCCCGTGGTGCACGCGACGTTGGAGGTGAGCGAGCCCGTCGAGGTCCGCGTCGGGGCCGGCGGCGATCCCATCGTGCTCGGCCTCGCCTGCTTCGCGGTCGCCGCCACCACGCTGGGGATGGTGCTCATCGGGGTGGTGCCGCTCACCGCTCTCGCCATCATCGTCCCGATCATCGCGGGGGCGACCGGGTTCTTCCAGGTGATCGCGACCGTCTGGGCGGTGGTCCTCGGCCAGACATTCGTCGCCGTCGTGTTCGGGCTGTTCTCCGGGTTCTGGCTCAGCCTGACGCTGCTCCTGCTCGGCCTCGGCCACGGCTGGTACGGCATCGCCGCCGCCGACGTCGTTCACTGCGAGGCGCTGTACTTCATCGCCTGGGCGACGATGTTCACCTTCCTGCTCATCCCCAGCCTGCGGCTCCCCGCGGTGTACCCGGCGATCGTCGCCGACGTGGTGCTGGCGCTGATCGCGGTCACCGCGGCGGTGTGGAACGGCTCGGCGGGGGGCTTCAAGCTCACCGGGTGGGTGCTGCTCGCCGGCGCCGGCCTGGGCTACTGGGGCTTCCTCCACGTCGCCTCGCTGGCCCTGGGCGGGAAGCCGACCCCGCCGCTCGGTCCACCGCTGGTCCGGTAG
- a CDS encoding sugar ABC transporter ATP-binding protein, whose product MSTAAPAPPATAVLELRDVSKAFGPVQALSNVSLRLLPGQVHCLAGENGAGKSTLIRVLTGALRRDGGTYEIDGEPVTTAAPATLRAAGVQAVYQELSLLPHLSVAENLFMGRLPSRRGLVDRAELNRRSRKALAEVGLDRVDPTAIVEGLSAATRQLVEIAKVLTADSVKVIVFDEPTTALTEAESARLLALIRRLRSEGVAMLYVTHRLEEMFEIGDWVTVLRDGGLSQSGPIGNYDEDRLITAMVGREVTALYPPSERREEAKPRLRVRGLRRLAGGPSIDLDVAEGEILGIGGLLGSGRSELLLSIFGAGPIHDGEIQIDGRVVKPHGPRSMMSAGVGLLTEDRKVLGLLPELSIRENVTIASLRSGSRHGLLPGREQAAEADALLDSLRLRAGSYDQPVSTLSGGNQQKVLLARWLLTKPKVLVFDEPTKGIDVGAKGELYAVIRDLADRGLAIVVVSSYLPELLGLADRVLVLRGGAVAGELGRAASEEDVLRLASGGASRAKPSIPAPGQVTSDA is encoded by the coding sequence GTGAGCACCGCCGCCCCGGCTCCGCCCGCCACCGCGGTCCTCGAGCTGCGCGACGTGTCGAAGGCCTTCGGGCCGGTGCAGGCGCTCAGCAACGTGTCGCTGCGGCTGCTGCCCGGCCAGGTGCACTGCCTGGCCGGCGAGAACGGCGCCGGCAAGTCGACGCTGATCCGGGTGCTGACCGGCGCGCTGCGCCGGGACGGCGGCACCTACGAGATCGACGGCGAGCCGGTCACCACCGCCGCCCCGGCCACGCTGCGGGCCGCCGGGGTGCAGGCGGTCTACCAGGAGCTCAGCCTGCTTCCCCACCTGTCGGTGGCCGAGAACCTGTTCATGGGCAGGCTGCCCTCCCGCCGGGGGCTGGTCGACCGCGCCGAGCTGAACCGCCGTTCCCGGAAGGCGCTCGCCGAGGTGGGTCTCGACCGGGTCGACCCCACCGCCATCGTCGAGGGGCTGTCGGCGGCCACCCGGCAGCTGGTCGAGATCGCCAAGGTGCTCACCGCCGACTCGGTCAAGGTGATCGTCTTCGACGAGCCGACCACGGCGCTGACCGAGGCGGAGTCCGCCCGGCTGCTCGCGCTGATCCGGCGGCTGCGCAGCGAGGGCGTCGCCATGCTCTACGTCACCCACCGGCTCGAGGAGATGTTCGAGATCGGCGACTGGGTGACCGTGCTCCGCGACGGCGGCCTCTCCCAGAGCGGACCGATCGGGAACTACGACGAGGACCGCCTGATCACCGCGATGGTGGGCCGCGAGGTGACCGCGCTCTATCCTCCCTCGGAGCGGCGCGAGGAGGCGAAGCCGCGGCTCCGGGTGCGCGGGCTGCGGCGTCTTGCCGGTGGACCCAGCATCGACCTCGACGTCGCCGAGGGGGAGATCCTCGGGATCGGCGGGCTGCTGGGCTCCGGCCGCAGCGAGCTGCTGCTCTCGATCTTCGGCGCCGGTCCGATCCACGACGGCGAGATCCAGATCGACGGGCGGGTGGTGAAGCCGCACGGACCGCGCAGCATGATGAGCGCCGGCGTCGGCCTGCTCACCGAGGACCGCAAGGTGCTCGGCCTGCTCCCGGAGCTGTCGATCCGGGAGAACGTCACCATCGCCAGCCTGCGCAGCGGCTCGCGCCACGGTCTGCTGCCCGGGCGGGAGCAGGCCGCCGAGGCCGACGCGCTGCTCGACAGCCTGCGCCTGCGCGCCGGCTCCTACGACCAGCCGGTGTCGACCCTGTCGGGGGGCAATCAGCAGAAGGTGCTGCTCGCCCGCTGGCTGCTCACCAAGCCCAAGGTGCTGGTCTTCGACGAGCCCACCAAGGGCATCGACGTCGGTGCCAAGGGGGAGCTCTACGCCGTGATCCGTGACCTGGCCGACCGGGGGCTGGCGATCGTCGTCGTCTCCTCCTATCTTCCCGAGCTGCTCGGCCTCGCCGACCGGGTCCTGGTGCTCCGCGGCGGCGCCGTCGCCGGCGAGCTCGGCAGGGCCGCCTCCGAGGAGGACGTGCTGCGGCTCGCCAGCGGCGGCGCGAGCCGGGCGAAGCCCTCGATCCCCGCGCCGGGGCAGGTGACCAGCGATGCCTAG